A genomic segment from Rubrobacter tropicus encodes:
- a CDS encoding ICP22 family protein, giving the protein MDAPLGRATLPAHEGAPAANFPTITSVRSFGHSSGMRPLVLVLFAVVLVLLPVAPALAQTGLEETDDTNKNAVSPEECVRPEMPGGGDLDVEGAMAYNESKQLYEECLERTEGNSGDDGDSGEDSGGTGLDPIAANENASQPEECVKPETPDGDGAVEGADYVEQQEAYDDCLARTGSDDGSGDENAGGEATSPDDGSSECVAPPDDASMAEKQEYEGCLAGSGQLANDEPTVAAPSDGGSDTGGITGLLLDGFKGVMGFIWDWTFGWALQEMSEAFETDLLSLPTLEGRGDLLGYYKGAVETLRPAILVGILVLGILMTVRSDNYDLAYAGFQGLPRLMGIAMALAFLPQFMGELSRITGGITDAFYPGGQDIDAAGQQLFKASIGNMAVTNFLNLILLIGAVWVGGLLVIVCLLNKVLYAVLFVSGAFALTASIVPSLQSLAGSWFRGILASAAIPALWSIELGVGSLAVTSPESIFGSMTNSLGFVSENAVVSLGAIITMWIMYKTPFKCVEWAFNVQLPGRGGLMSLAKTGAALAVGIPAKTAITQATKNLMNRSSGGASVPKPKGDGSGTGTGKPTRKGLPGKDGAGKSNAARTIQQTRVQGQRDRQAANVSKAHSQYARQRDRDEEHKERFMRGGRSRNPRGPGMAGSRSGARSGSRSAEQGRLFPASDNEA; this is encoded by the coding sequence GTGGACGCCCCTCTAGGCCGCGCGACCCTCCCGGCGCACGAAGGAGCGCCCGCCGCGAACTTCCCGACCATCACCTCCGTGCGTAGTTTCGGGCACTCCTCGGGGATGCGCCCGCTCGTCCTCGTGCTGTTCGCGGTCGTACTAGTCCTGCTTCCCGTCGCCCCGGCTCTGGCGCAGACGGGCCTCGAGGAGACCGACGACACCAACAAGAACGCCGTCAGCCCCGAGGAGTGCGTGAGGCCGGAGATGCCCGGAGGCGGTGATCTAGACGTGGAGGGGGCGATGGCGTACAACGAGAGCAAACAACTCTACGAGGAGTGCCTGGAGCGGACAGAGGGCAATTCTGGGGACGATGGCGATTCCGGGGAGGACTCCGGCGGCACGGGCCTCGATCCCATAGCCGCAAACGAGAACGCCTCCCAGCCCGAGGAGTGCGTCAAGCCGGAGACTCCCGACGGCGATGGCGCCGTCGAGGGAGCGGACTACGTCGAGCAGCAGGAAGCCTACGACGACTGCCTCGCCCGTACCGGTTCAGACGACGGATCGGGGGACGAGAACGCCGGTGGAGAGGCCACCTCGCCCGACGACGGCTCTTCCGAGTGCGTGGCGCCCCCGGACGACGCGTCGATGGCGGAGAAGCAGGAGTACGAGGGGTGCCTCGCGGGCAGCGGACAGTTAGCCAACGACGAGCCCACCGTTGCGGCGCCCTCGGATGGCGGCAGCGACACGGGCGGCATCACCGGCCTCCTCCTCGACGGCTTCAAGGGCGTCATGGGCTTCATCTGGGACTGGACCTTCGGCTGGGCGTTGCAAGAGATGTCGGAGGCCTTCGAGACGGACCTGCTCTCCCTGCCGACTCTGGAGGGCCGCGGCGACCTGCTCGGCTACTACAAGGGCGCGGTGGAGACGCTCCGGCCGGCGATCCTGGTCGGCATCCTCGTCCTGGGTATCCTGATGACGGTCCGCTCGGACAACTACGACCTCGCCTACGCCGGCTTCCAGGGGCTTCCCCGCCTCATGGGCATCGCGATGGCGCTGGCCTTCCTGCCGCAGTTCATGGGCGAGTTATCCCGCATAACCGGCGGCATCACGGACGCCTTCTACCCGGGCGGGCAGGACATAGACGCCGCCGGCCAGCAGCTCTTCAAAGCCTCGATCGGCAACATGGCCGTGACGAACTTCCTGAATCTGATACTGCTGATCGGGGCGGTCTGGGTCGGGGGGCTGCTCGTCATCGTGTGCCTCCTCAACAAGGTCCTCTACGCGGTCCTCTTCGTCTCCGGCGCCTTCGCTCTCACCGCCTCGATCGTACCCAGCCTGCAATCGCTGGCGGGCTCCTGGTTCCGCGGCATCCTCGCCAGCGCGGCGATACCAGCGCTCTGGTCCATAGAGCTCGGGGTCGGCTCGCTCGCGGTAACCTCGCCCGAGTCCATCTTCGGGAGCATGACGAACTCTTTGGGGTTTGTCTCCGAGAACGCGGTGGTCTCGCTCGGCGCCATAATTACAATGTGGATCATGTACAAGACGCCCTTCAAGTGCGTCGAGTGGGCCTTCAACGTGCAACTGCCGGGCCGCGGGGGGCTTATGAGCCTCGCGAAGACCGGGGCCGCGCTCGCGGTCGGCATCCCCGCCAAGACCGCCATCACCCAAGCCACGAAGAACCTTATGAACCGCTCTTCCGGCGGTGCGTCCGTGCCCAAACCGAAGGGCGACGGGTCCGGGACCGGCACCGGGAAGCCGACGCGGAAAGGGTTGCCGGGCAAGGACGGCGCAGGCAAGAGCAACGCCGCGCGCACGATCCAGCAGACTCGCGTGCAAGGCCAGCGTGACCGCCAGGCCGCCAACGTCTCCAAAGCGCACTCCCAGTACGCCAGGCAGCGGGATCGCGACGAGGAACACAAGGAGCGCTTCATGCGAGGAGGGCGTTCCCGAAACCCAAGGGGACCCGGGATGGCCGGTAGCCGTTCGGGCGCGCGTTCCGGGAGTCGGTCCGCTGAGCAGGGGCGGCTGTTTCCCGCGTCTGACAACGAAGCGTAG